In Candidatus Margulisiibacteriota bacterium, the sequence TTCATCGGCGGTCCGCCTTAAGGCGAGTTCGCGCAGGGCGGCTAGATTTTCCTTGCGGAAGAAATTGGCGAGGGCCTGGGGGACTTTTTCCCCTTTGTAAACGTCTCCCCGTTCCAGCCGGTTGATCAGTGCTTCTGGCGTCAGATCGACCAGTTCGATCTCGTCGGCGTTGTCGACGACCGAGTCGGGGACGGTCTCTTTGACCCTGACCCCGGTCAACTGGAAGATGGCGTCGTTGAGGCTTTCAATGTGCTGGACGTTAAGGGTGGTGATGACGTTGATCCCAGCCGCCAGGACCGCTTCAATGCTTTGCCAGCGTTTGACGTGGATTGTTCCCGGGACGTTGGTGTGAGCGAGTTCATCGATCAGGACGTATTGTGGATGGCGGGCGATGATCGCGTGGGTATCGACTTCATAAAAAGTAGTGCCGCGGTAGTCGATCGCTTTTAACGGGACCTGTTCGATCCCTTTGAGCAGGGCGGCGGTCGCCGGGCGGCCGTGCGATTCGATGAGGCCGATGACGATCTCTTCGCCGCGGGAGATCCGCCGGTGCGCTTCCGAGAGCATCTTAAAAGTTTTACCGACGCCGGCGACGGCGCCGAGAAAGATCTTTAATTTACCGCGTTTATTTTCCAACTGTTGCCTCCCCGCTGAGTCGATCAAGGGCCAGGTTCAAGCTTAGGACGTTGACTCTGCTTTCGCCGAGAAAACCGAACTGCCGTCCGGTTATGTTGTCGGCGACTAGTTTTCTGATGATTTCCGTTGATATGCCGCGGGCCTTGGCGACCCGGTCGATCTGAGCGTTGGCATTAGCTGGCGTAATGTCGGGATCAAGCCCGCTGGCCGAACTGGTGACCATGTCGACCGGGATCGATCCGGATTCCAGAGAGGGGTTTTGGTTGACGAGCCTGATGACTTCGGTTGTCACTCGATTATATAAAGCCTGGCTGGTCGGGCCCAGGTTGGAGCCGCCGGAGGAGGAGGCGTCGTAACCGGAACCGGCGGCGGAAGGGCGCGGCTGAAAATATTCCGGCTTGGCGAATGATTGACCGATCAAAGCCGAGCCGGCGGTCTGGCCTGATATTGAGATCAGGCTGCCGTTGGCCTGGATAGGATAGAGGAGTTGTGCCAGGCCGGTAATCAGTCCGGGATAGACGACCCCGAACAAAACCAGGGTTAACAATAATAATTTTGCGGCGATCAGCGCGTGCCGTTCCATTTATTTTACATCTCCGAAAGTATTATAAACTAATTCGCGACTTTTAAAGCGATCAAGATCAGGTCAATAAGTTTTAGCCCGATAAAAGGGACAACCAGCCCCCCTAAACCATAGATGAATAAATTCCGCCTCAAGAGGGCGGCCGCCCCAAGCGGACGATACGTCACTCCGCGCAAGGCCAGGGGGATCAAAACAATAATGATCAGCGCGTTAAAGATCACCGCCGACATGATGGCGCTGTTCGGGGAATGTAATTTCATGATGTTTAGCTTGTTCAATTCCGGGAAGATCGGAGCAAACATCGCCGGGATAATGGCAAAATATTTGGCGACGTCATTGGCGATGCTGAAGGTGGTCAGCGCGCCTCTGGTCATCAACAGCTGTTTGCCGATCGCCACGATCTCGATCAGTTTCGTCGGGTTGGAATCGAGGTCGACCATGTTACCCGCTTCCTTGGCCGCCATGGTCCCGGTGTTCATCGCGACGCCGACATCGGCCTGGGCGAGGGCCGGGGCGTCATTCGTTCCGTCGCCGGTCATGGCGACCAGTTTGCCCTCGGCTTGTTCCCGTTTAATAAGCTGCATTTTATTTTCCGGGGTCGCCTGGGCCAGAAAATCGTCGACCCCGGCTTCTTTGGCGATCGCGGCGGCGGTCAGGGGATTGTCGCCGGTGATCATGACGGTCCGGATCCCCATGGCGCGGAGCTGGTGGAACCGTTCTCTGATCCCCCCCTTGACGATGTCCTTGAGGTGGATCACCCCGACGATGTTTTTATCCTTGGCGACAACCAACGGGGTCCCGCCGCTTTTAGCAATGGTTTCGATGATCTTGCGGAG encodes:
- the kdpC gene encoding potassium-transporting ATPase subunit KdpC, producing the protein MERHALIAAKLLLLTLVLFGVVYPGLITGLAQLLYPIQANGSLISISGQTAGSALIGQSFAKPEYFQPRPSAAGSGYDASSSGGSNLGPTSQALYNRVTTEVIRLVNQNPSLESGSIPVDMVTSSASGLDPDITPANANAQIDRVAKARGISTEIIRKLVADNITGRQFGFLGESRVNVLSLNLALDRLSGEATVGK
- a CDS encoding sensor histidine kinase KdpD, producing the protein MENKRGKLKIFLGAVAGVGKTFKMLSEAHRRISRGEEIVIGLIESHGRPATAALLKGIEQVPLKAIDYRGTTFYEVDTHAIIARHPQYVLIDELAHTNVPGTIHVKRWQSIEAVLAAGINVITTLNVQHIESLNDAIFQLTGVRVKETVPDSVVDNADEIELVDLTPEALINRLERGDVYKGEKVPQALANFFRKENLAALRELALRRTADE